In a genomic window of Mycolicibacterium neoaurum VKM Ac-1815D:
- a CDS encoding methionine ABC transporter ATP-binding protein, which yields MIELTDVTKVYGRGEQHTVVLDRINFRVGAGEILAVVGPSGAGKSTLAQCINLLTPPSSGSVVVNGEDLTTLSAGKLRVARRRIGTIFQSSGLLERRTAAENVSLPLDYLGVTPAESKQRVAELLDRVGLSERAQHYPFQLSGGQRQRVGIARALALRPTVLLSDEATAGLDPTTTQSVVELLRELRDDLNLSIVFITHEMDTVLKVADSAARLERGRITETGSLVDLLTDPESRLGADLRPSGVAASPGADQYVWRVVYDRPDVPADWINRATADLGVPLAVLGASVQVVGGVTIGTATLGIPAEVSGEVVDVLGRHGLSATTDTDVERTLEGVA from the coding sequence ATGATCGAACTCACCGATGTGACCAAGGTGTACGGACGCGGCGAGCAACATACGGTGGTTCTGGATCGGATCAACTTTCGTGTCGGCGCCGGAGAGATCCTCGCCGTGGTGGGCCCCAGCGGCGCCGGGAAAAGCACCCTCGCGCAATGCATCAACCTGCTCACACCGCCCAGCTCGGGGTCCGTCGTCGTCAACGGTGAGGATCTGACCACCCTGTCGGCGGGCAAGCTGCGGGTGGCGCGACGCCGGATCGGCACGATCTTCCAGTCGTCCGGACTGCTGGAGCGCCGCACCGCGGCCGAGAACGTCTCACTACCGCTGGACTACCTGGGCGTCACCCCGGCTGAATCCAAACAGCGGGTAGCTGAGCTGCTCGACCGGGTCGGCCTTTCCGAACGGGCCCAGCACTACCCGTTCCAGCTCTCGGGTGGGCAACGTCAGCGTGTCGGCATCGCCCGTGCGCTGGCGCTGCGCCCGACGGTGCTGCTGTCGGATGAGGCCACCGCAGGTCTGGACCCGACAACCACGCAATCGGTGGTGGAACTGCTTCGCGAGCTGCGCGACGACCTCAACCTGTCGATCGTCTTCATCACCCACGAAATGGACACGGTGCTCAAGGTCGCGGACTCGGCAGCTCGGCTCGAGCGGGGCCGGATCACCGAAACCGGATCCCTCGTCGACCTTTTGACCGATCCGGAGTCCCGGCTCGGCGCTGACCTGCGGCCGAGCGGGGTGGCCGCCTCCCCCGGCGCAGATCAGTATGTCTGGCGCGTCGTCTACGACCGGCCTGATGTGCCCGCGGACTGGATCAACCGGGCCACCGCCGATCTGGGCGTCCCGTTGGCCGTGCTCGGCGCATCCGTCCAGGTGGTGGGCGGGGTGACCATCGGCACCGCGACCCTGGGTATCCCCGCCGAGGTGAGCGGCGAGGTGGTCGACGTGTTGGGCCGGCACGGCCTGTCGGCCACCACCGACACCGATGTCGAACGGACCCTGGAGGGCGTGGCATGA
- a CDS encoding ABC transporter permease, translating into MAGVAASSRQRSKIAPYLMILPALAYLAIFFVVPFVTLARTSLSSSGGSVYLPTLTFDWNFGNFVDAFTLYKDPILRSFGYAAAATVLCLLLAFPLAYVIAFKAGRFKNLILGLVILPFFVTFLIRTIAWKTILADEGWVVSALGTIGLLPDEGRLLSTSWAVIGGLTYNWIIFMILPLYVSLEKIDPRLLEASRDLYSGGTRSFRKVILPLSLPGVLAGSMLVFIPAVGDFINADYLGSTQTTMIGNVIQKQFLVVKDYPAAAALSLGLMGLILVGVILYTRALGTEDLV; encoded by the coding sequence ATGGCAGGAGTCGCCGCCAGCAGCAGGCAGCGCAGCAAGATCGCCCCGTATCTGATGATCTTGCCGGCGTTGGCCTATCTCGCCATCTTCTTCGTGGTGCCGTTCGTTACCCTGGCCCGCACCTCGTTGTCCTCGTCCGGTGGGTCGGTGTATCTGCCGACGCTGACCTTCGACTGGAATTTCGGCAATTTCGTCGACGCGTTCACGCTCTACAAGGACCCGATCCTGCGGTCCTTCGGATACGCGGCGGCAGCCACCGTGCTGTGCCTGCTGCTGGCCTTCCCATTGGCCTATGTCATCGCGTTCAAGGCGGGCCGGTTCAAGAACCTGATCCTCGGTCTGGTCATCCTGCCGTTCTTCGTGACGTTCCTGATCCGCACCATCGCCTGGAAGACGATCCTGGCCGACGAGGGCTGGGTGGTCAGTGCGCTGGGGACCATCGGTCTGCTGCCCGATGAGGGGCGATTGCTCTCCACCAGCTGGGCGGTGATCGGTGGCCTGACCTACAACTGGATCATCTTCATGATCCTGCCGCTGTACGTCAGCCTGGAGAAGATCGATCCACGATTGCTCGAGGCATCCAGAGATCTGTATTCCGGTGGCACACGCAGCTTCCGGAAGGTGATCCTGCCGCTGTCACTGCCGGGTGTGCTGGCCGGCAGCATGCTGGTGTTCATTCCCGCGGTGGGTGACTTCATCAACGCCGATTATCTGGGCAGTACCCAGACCACGATGATCGGCAACGTGATCCAGAAGCAGTTCCTGGTGGTCAAGGACTATCCGGCGGCCGCGGCGCTGAGTCTGGGTCTGATGGGCCTGATCCTGGTCGGGGTGATTCTCTACACGAGGGCGCTGGGAACGGAGGACCTGGTATGA
- a CDS encoding YaeQ family protein, whose protein sequence is MALSATVFKVELGVSDVDHGYYADHTLTVARHPSENDERMVVRLLAFGLRAHRLADIDGELAFGPGLSTPGVPDLRLADYTGRIVEWINVGQPDERVLGKAAGQADEVMLFPFAAGVATWWRTVGAKVAGLSNLSVVQIPHAPVQQLAQTVERRVAAQVMVMEGEVTMTVGGVDATFTPVPLQ, encoded by the coding sequence GTGGCCCTTTCCGCAACGGTGTTCAAGGTCGAACTCGGCGTCTCCGACGTCGATCACGGTTACTACGCCGATCACACGCTGACCGTGGCCCGCCATCCCAGTGAGAACGATGAACGGATGGTGGTGCGCCTGTTGGCGTTCGGGCTACGCGCACACCGCCTCGCCGATATCGACGGTGAACTGGCATTCGGTCCGGGCCTGTCCACCCCCGGCGTACCGGACCTACGGCTGGCGGACTACACGGGCCGGATCGTGGAGTGGATCAATGTCGGCCAGCCCGACGAACGAGTCCTCGGCAAGGCCGCCGGCCAGGCCGACGAGGTAATGCTGTTCCCGTTCGCCGCCGGCGTGGCCACCTGGTGGCGCACCGTGGGGGCCAAGGTGGCGGGCCTGTCGAACCTGTCGGTGGTGCAGATTCCGCACGCACCGGTGCAGCAGCTGGCCCAGACCGTCGAGCGGCGGGTCGCCGCGCAGGTGATGGTGATGGAAGGTGAGGTGACGATGACCGTCGGCGGTGTCGACGCCACCTTCACCCCCGTGCCGCTGCAGTGA
- a CDS encoding epoxide hydrolase family protein, translated as MTDVHPFRIDVSDEALQDLRRRLADTRWPDAECVDDWSQGIPLAYTRELAAYWAEGYDWRERERALNRFTQFRSVIDGLDIHFIHQRSPHDDALPLIITHGWPGSVVEFAKIIEPLTDPTAHGGRAEDAFHVVCPSLPGYGFSGKPTTTGWGVERIALAWDALMRRLGYPSYVAQGGDWGAAVTTQIGRNGLGCSAIHTNMAIGKPTEASLNNPSEEDRRAFAAMKHYRKWESGYSKQQSTRPQTIGYGLVDSPVALLAWIVEKFWSWSDCDGHPENVFSRDELLDNVMLYWIGGAGASAARLYWESFAAFGPREPVRVPTGVAEFPKEILRSPRAWCEAHYNITRWTTMPRGGHFAAFEQPELLVEDVRAFFRTVRG; from the coding sequence ATGACCGATGTGCACCCGTTCCGGATCGACGTCAGCGACGAGGCCCTGCAGGATCTGCGTCGGCGACTGGCCGATACGCGGTGGCCCGACGCCGAATGCGTCGACGACTGGAGCCAGGGCATCCCGTTGGCCTACACCCGCGAACTGGCCGCCTACTGGGCCGAGGGTTACGACTGGCGGGAGCGCGAACGGGCGCTGAACCGCTTCACTCAGTTCCGCAGCGTCATCGACGGCCTGGACATCCATTTCATCCACCAGCGCTCGCCCCACGACGACGCGCTGCCGCTGATCATCACCCACGGGTGGCCCGGATCGGTCGTCGAGTTCGCCAAGATCATCGAACCGCTGACCGATCCCACCGCTCACGGCGGCCGCGCCGAGGACGCCTTCCACGTGGTGTGCCCGTCGCTGCCGGGTTACGGATTCTCCGGTAAGCCCACCACCACCGGATGGGGAGTCGAGCGCATCGCGCTGGCTTGGGATGCCCTGATGCGGCGCCTCGGCTATCCGAGCTACGTGGCCCAGGGCGGTGATTGGGGCGCGGCGGTTACCACCCAGATCGGTCGAAACGGGCTGGGCTGCAGCGCGATCCACACCAATATGGCCATCGGCAAGCCGACCGAGGCCAGCTTGAACAACCCGTCCGAGGAAGATCGACGGGCCTTCGCCGCCATGAAGCACTACCGGAAGTGGGAATCCGGGTACTCCAAGCAACAGTCGACCCGCCCGCAGACCATCGGCTACGGCCTCGTCGACTCACCGGTGGCGCTGCTCGCCTGGATCGTGGAGAAGTTCTGGTCCTGGAGCGATTGCGACGGCCACCCCGAGAACGTCTTCAGTCGTGACGAACTGCTCGACAACGTGATGCTGTACTGGATCGGCGGCGCCGGCGCCTCGGCAGCCCGGCTGTACTGGGAGAGCTTCGCCGCGTTCGGCCCTCGCGAACCGGTCAGGGTGCCCACCGGTGTCGCCGAGTTCCCCAAGGAGATCCTGCGCTCACCGCGGGCCTGGTGCGAGGCGCACTACAACATCACCCGCTGGACCACGATGCCGCGCGGCGGCCATTTCGCCGCGTTCGAACAACCCGAACTGCTCGTCGAGGACGTCCGCGCCTTCTTCAGGACCGTGCGCGGCTGA
- a CDS encoding polyamine ABC transporter substrate-binding protein: MSNEIDPRLLSRLAANRTSRRRFIGGSAATAAAAILGSSFLAACGSDSGSSSSGSSDTGETSSDTLRISNWPLYMADGFIAAFQTASGLTVDYKEDFNDNEQWFAKVKEPLSRKQDIGADLVVPTEFMAARVKGLNWLNEISDAGVPNRKNLRQDLLDSKVDPGRKFTAPYMTGMVGLAYNRAATGRDIRSIDDLWDPAFKGRVSLFSDVQDGLGMIMLSQGNSPENPSTESITKAVDLVREQKDRGQIRRFTGNDYADDLAAGNIAVAQAYSGDVVQLQADNPDLQFIVPESGGDWFIDTMVVPYTTQNQKGAEAWINYVYDRANYAKLVAFTQFVPALSDMTDELAKVDPAAAKNPLINPSPEVQANLKSWAALTDEQTQEFNTLYAAVTGG; the protein is encoded by the coding sequence ATGTCCAACGAGATCGATCCCCGACTGCTGTCCCGACTGGCGGCCAACCGCACCAGCCGGCGGCGGTTCATCGGTGGCAGTGCTGCCACCGCGGCGGCGGCGATCCTCGGCTCGTCGTTCCTGGCGGCGTGCGGATCCGACAGCGGCAGCTCGTCCTCGGGATCATCGGATACCGGTGAGACATCCAGCGATACGCTGCGGATCTCGAACTGGCCCTTGTACATGGCCGACGGGTTCATCGCGGCCTTCCAGACCGCCTCCGGCCTGACCGTCGACTACAAAGAGGATTTCAACGACAACGAGCAGTGGTTCGCCAAGGTCAAGGAGCCGTTGTCGCGCAAACAGGACATCGGTGCCGACCTGGTGGTGCCGACCGAGTTCATGGCCGCCCGGGTCAAGGGGTTGAACTGGCTCAACGAGATCAGCGATGCCGGCGTTCCCAATCGCAAGAACCTGCGTCAGGACCTGCTGGACTCCAAGGTGGATCCGGGCCGAAAGTTCACCGCCCCCTACATGACCGGCATGGTGGGCCTGGCCTACAACCGGGCCGCCACCGGGCGCGACATCCGCTCGATCGACGACCTGTGGGACCCCGCCTTCAAGGGTCGGGTCAGCCTGTTCTCCGATGTGCAGGACGGCCTCGGGATGATCATGCTCTCCCAAGGCAACTCGCCGGAGAATCCCAGCACCGAATCGATCACCAAGGCCGTCGACCTGGTCCGGGAGCAGAAGGACCGCGGACAGATCCGCCGCTTCACCGGCAACGATTACGCCGATGACCTCGCGGCCGGCAACATCGCCGTGGCGCAGGCGTATTCCGGTGACGTCGTGCAGTTGCAGGCCGACAACCCGGACCTCCAGTTCATCGTCCCGGAGTCCGGCGGTGACTGGTTCATCGACACCATGGTCGTTCCGTACACCACCCAGAACCAGAAGGGTGCCGAGGCCTGGATCAACTACGTCTACGACCGGGCCAACTACGCGAAGCTGGTCGCCTTCACCCAGTTCGTGCCTGCGCTTTCGGACATGACCGACGAGCTGGCGAAGGTCGATCCGGCGGCGGCGAAGAACCCCTTGATCAACCCGTCGCCCGAGGTGCAGGCCAACCTGAAGTCGTGGGCCGCATTGACCGACGAGCAGACCCAGGAATTCAACACCCTCTACGCCGCGGTCACCGGTGGCTGA
- a CDS encoding methionine ABC transporter permease: MSGSLLASSKVPLNELPALLFPALLDTLIMVGIVMSIVVAVGIPVGALIHNLAPGGLLENPSLHTTLSWVISIGRSLPFLILMAAIMPVTRLITGTNIGIAAAVVPMSLAGIAFFTRIVENSLRSVPPAVVQVARASGGSRLQVIRSAQLGEAVPSIIGGLTINIIAMIEYSAIAGTIGAGGIGYVAVTYGYQRFDQGVMLATIVILVITVAVVQLTGDALVRYTTPHQRARASVY; this comes from the coding sequence ATGAGCGGATCGCTGCTCGCCAGTTCGAAGGTGCCGCTCAACGAGCTTCCCGCACTGCTGTTTCCGGCGTTGCTGGACACCTTGATCATGGTTGGCATCGTGATGTCGATCGTGGTAGCCGTCGGTATCCCCGTGGGCGCACTCATCCATAACCTGGCCCCGGGCGGGCTGCTCGAGAATCCATCCCTGCACACGACGCTGAGCTGGGTCATCAGCATCGGCCGGTCACTGCCGTTCCTGATCCTGATGGCGGCGATCATGCCGGTAACCCGATTGATCACCGGCACCAACATCGGCATCGCCGCCGCGGTGGTCCCGATGTCGTTGGCCGGTATCGCCTTCTTCACCCGCATCGTGGAGAACTCGCTGCGCTCGGTTCCGCCGGCGGTGGTACAGGTGGCGCGAGCCTCGGGCGGCTCACGGCTGCAGGTCATCCGCTCAGCGCAACTCGGTGAGGCGGTGCCGTCCATCATCGGCGGGTTGACCATCAACATCATCGCGATGATCGAGTACTCGGCGATCGCCGGGACGATCGGCGCCGGCGGTATCGGCTACGTCGCCGTCACCTATGGCTACCAGCGCTTCGATCAGGGAGTCATGCTGGCCACCATCGTCATCCTGGTGATCACCGTTGCCGTGGTGCAACTCACCGGCGACGCGCTGGTGCGGTACACCACCCCGCACCAGCGCGCCCGGGCGTCGGTGTACTGA
- a CDS encoding LLM class flavin-dependent oxidoreductase produces MTRVIRFNAFDMNCVAHQSPGLWKHPEDQSWRYKDLRYWTELAALLERGRFDGLFLADVLGTYDVYGAGDEAALRQAAQVPVNDPLLLVSAMALVTENLGFGVTTGTGFEHPYPFARRISTLDHLTGGRVGWNVVTGYLPAAARNMGQTDQPAHDARYDHADEYLEVLYKLWEGSWEDDAVVRDTVNGVFTDPDKVHHIGHDGTHFSVPGIHLCEPSPQRTPVIFQAGASPRGVRFAAENAEAIFTAAPTKAILRENVTTIRRELELAGRDPYGVKIFNLSTVITAATDEEAHAKHAEYLSYADAEGALTFMSGWMGVDLARYGLDEPVGNVDSNAILSAVAAFQSADPDGGEWAVRDIAEWGKIGGIGPRFVGSGERVADALQEWVQETDVDGFNLAYAVTPGSFADFIDHVVPVLTARGAYQDAYTPGTLRHKLLGRGDRLPDEHRGAGYRVGGPNSTVIDRPSTVPSSSASVAAQPTRGR; encoded by the coding sequence GTGACACGTGTGATCCGCTTCAATGCCTTCGACATGAACTGCGTCGCCCACCAGTCCCCGGGACTGTGGAAGCACCCCGAGGACCAGTCATGGCGATACAAGGACCTCCGGTACTGGACCGAACTGGCCGCGCTGCTCGAGCGGGGCCGCTTCGACGGTCTGTTCCTTGCCGACGTGCTGGGCACCTATGACGTCTACGGCGCCGGCGACGAGGCGGCCTTGCGCCAGGCCGCCCAGGTACCGGTCAACGATCCACTGCTCCTGGTGTCGGCCATGGCGCTGGTCACCGAGAACTTGGGCTTCGGGGTGACCACGGGCACCGGCTTCGAACACCCGTATCCGTTCGCGCGGCGCATCAGCACCTTGGACCACCTCACCGGGGGACGGGTCGGCTGGAACGTCGTCACCGGTTACCTGCCGGCAGCGGCACGCAACATGGGCCAGACCGATCAGCCCGCCCACGATGCCCGCTACGACCACGCCGACGAGTACCTGGAGGTGCTCTACAAGCTCTGGGAGGGTTCTTGGGAAGATGACGCCGTCGTCCGCGACACGGTCAACGGTGTGTTCACCGATCCCGACAAGGTGCACCACATCGGTCATGACGGAACACATTTCAGCGTCCCTGGTATCCATCTCTGCGAACCGTCACCGCAGCGCACCCCGGTCATCTTCCAGGCCGGCGCGTCCCCGCGCGGTGTCCGCTTCGCCGCCGAGAACGCCGAGGCCATCTTCACCGCGGCGCCCACCAAGGCGATCCTGCGTGAGAACGTCACGACCATTCGCCGCGAGCTCGAACTCGCGGGCCGAGATCCCTACGGGGTGAAGATCTTCAACCTCTCGACCGTCATCACCGCGGCCACCGACGAGGAGGCGCACGCGAAACATGCCGAGTACCTGTCCTATGCCGATGCCGAGGGGGCGCTGACCTTCATGTCGGGATGGATGGGCGTGGACCTCGCGCGTTACGGCCTCGACGAACCCGTCGGCAACGTCGACTCCAACGCCATCCTGTCCGCGGTGGCCGCGTTCCAGTCCGCCGATCCGGATGGCGGCGAGTGGGCGGTCCGGGACATCGCCGAGTGGGGAAAGATCGGTGGTATCGGTCCCCGATTCGTGGGATCCGGTGAGCGGGTGGCCGACGCGCTACAGGAGTGGGTGCAGGAGACCGACGTCGACGGGTTCAATCTCGCCTACGCCGTGACCCCGGGTTCGTTCGCCGATTTCATCGACCATGTGGTGCCGGTGTTGACCGCCAGGGGTGCCTACCAGGACGCCTATACCCCAGGGACGTTGCGACACAAGCTGCTCGGCCGGGGTGATCGGTTGCCCGACGAGCACCGGGGCGCCGGTTACCGGGTGGGCGGACCGAATTCGACGGTCATCGATCGCCCGTCGACGGTGCCGTCGTCGTCGGCATCGGTCGCTGCGCAGCCGACCAGGGGCCGGTAG
- a CDS encoding ABC transporter permease — MTAVQRPSASEAGHAHPPKTVRPRPKWGDYSLRIVAGLVLVYLFLPIAVIVAFSFNKPAGKFNYTWQGFTLDNWLDPFKYPALTDALKLSLEIALISTLIALVLGSLLAIALVRQRFRGYRAVDTFVILPLTAPEVVMGASLLTLFLDLGWAAGYTTILIAHVAFEVSFIAMTVRARVRGFDWTLEDASLDLGAGPLRTFFKVTLPLIVPGIVAAGMLSFALSLDDFIVTYFVSGSTVTYPLYVNAAVKAAVPPQINVLATAILVISLVLLAVGTLYRRKVKV; from the coding sequence ATGACCGCCGTGCAGCGACCGTCGGCGTCCGAAGCCGGCCACGCGCACCCACCGAAAACCGTTCGGCCGCGCCCGAAGTGGGGTGACTACTCGCTGCGGATCGTCGCCGGACTGGTGCTGGTGTACCTCTTCCTGCCGATCGCGGTCATCGTGGCCTTCTCGTTCAACAAGCCGGCAGGAAAGTTCAACTACACCTGGCAGGGTTTCACCCTGGACAATTGGCTCGACCCGTTCAAGTACCCCGCCCTCACCGATGCGCTCAAGCTCAGCCTGGAGATTGCGCTCATCTCCACGCTGATCGCCCTCGTCCTCGGTTCGCTGCTGGCGATTGCGTTGGTGCGGCAACGTTTTCGCGGGTACCGGGCGGTGGACACCTTCGTGATCCTGCCGCTGACCGCCCCCGAGGTCGTGATGGGCGCCTCGCTGTTGACGCTGTTCCTGGACCTTGGGTGGGCGGCCGGCTATACGACGATCCTGATCGCCCATGTGGCCTTCGAGGTGAGCTTCATCGCGATGACGGTTCGGGCGCGGGTCCGCGGCTTCGACTGGACGCTCGAAGACGCGTCACTGGACCTCGGTGCCGGTCCGTTGCGGACCTTCTTCAAGGTCACCCTGCCGCTGATCGTGCCAGGTATCGTCGCCGCGGGCATGCTGTCGTTCGCCCTGTCCCTCGACGATTTCATCGTCACCTACTTCGTCAGCGGGTCGACCGTCACCTACCCGCTCTACGTCAACGCCGCGGTGAAGGCCGCCGTGCCACCGCAGATCAACGTGCTGGCCACCGCGATTCTGGTGATCAGCTTGGTCCTGCTGGCCGTCGGCACGCTGTATCGCCGCAAGGTCAAGGTGTAG
- a CDS encoding purine-cytosine permease family protein, with product MTGNSAGATPTTNRSLTSPSFSGRSPSGVGDLSVETHGIAPVAPDKRYGSPARLFTVWFAPQVNMTGVFTGTLAILLGLGFWLGLLAMVIGTVLGGLVVAYLSTWGPRTGTAQLPSARLAFGSGVAVPAALQWLSSIAWDALVGLFGGQALALLLDIPFWIAVLIVLAVQGAVGFIGYELIHRLQAVLTVVLFAMFVVFAINLVHGHQVVTPTALSGADLAGAFVMEVTIALSLTISWASYAADFSRYLPVESSRKRVFGYTFAGMVLAYVFVQGIGIAAAGVLGDHTAEGVRDVMGGGALGAVALLVIALASVGSGVMNDYSGSLALQTLGVRVRRPISAVLVTVCAFFLILWLQAADTATRFLDVLLLIGYWIPAFVAVIVIDWVLRTRSAGDFVDVAAARTTRSDAIAAVVVFVVSYAAAVPFMNTTLIAGPVATAWHGADIAYFVNFAVAAVLYGGYRYVSRARS from the coding sequence ATGACCGGCAACAGCGCGGGGGCCACTCCGACCACGAATCGATCGCTGACCTCACCCTCATTCAGCGGTCGGTCGCCCAGTGGTGTCGGGGATCTGTCGGTGGAGACGCACGGCATCGCCCCGGTGGCGCCGGACAAACGATACGGTTCGCCGGCCCGCCTCTTCACGGTGTGGTTCGCCCCGCAGGTGAACATGACCGGCGTCTTCACCGGGACCCTGGCGATCCTGCTCGGCCTCGGGTTCTGGTTGGGTCTGCTGGCGATGGTCATCGGCACCGTGCTCGGCGGTCTCGTGGTGGCCTATCTGTCGACCTGGGGTCCGCGCACCGGCACCGCCCAGCTACCCAGCGCCCGGTTGGCGTTCGGGTCCGGGGTGGCCGTGCCCGCCGCGCTGCAGTGGCTGTCCTCGATCGCCTGGGACGCCCTGGTGGGATTGTTCGGCGGCCAGGCACTGGCTCTGCTGCTGGACATCCCGTTCTGGATCGCCGTACTGATCGTGCTGGCCGTGCAGGGCGCCGTCGGATTCATCGGCTACGAGCTGATCCACCGGCTGCAGGCGGTGTTGACCGTGGTGTTGTTCGCCATGTTCGTCGTCTTCGCGATCAACCTGGTGCACGGACACCAGGTCGTCACTCCGACGGCGCTGTCGGGTGCCGATCTCGCCGGCGCGTTCGTCATGGAAGTGACCATCGCGCTCAGCCTGACCATCTCATGGGCGAGCTATGCGGCGGACTTCAGCCGTTACCTGCCGGTCGAGTCGTCGAGGAAGCGGGTGTTCGGCTACACCTTCGCCGGAATGGTGCTCGCCTATGTCTTCGTGCAGGGCATCGGTATCGCCGCGGCCGGCGTACTCGGCGATCACACCGCCGAGGGCGTGCGCGATGTCATGGGCGGTGGCGCGTTGGGCGCGGTGGCCCTGCTCGTCATCGCGCTGGCGTCGGTGGGCTCCGGGGTCATGAACGACTACTCCGGATCGCTCGCGCTGCAGACCCTCGGGGTCCGGGTACGGCGTCCCATCTCTGCGGTCCTGGTCACCGTGTGTGCGTTCTTCTTGATCCTGTGGCTGCAGGCCGCCGATACGGCCACTCGATTTCTCGACGTGTTGCTGCTGATCGGCTACTGGATCCCGGCCTTCGTTGCGGTGATCGTCATCGATTGGGTTCTGCGGACACGGTCGGCGGGCGACTTTGTCGACGTGGCCGCCGCCCGGACCACGCGCAGTGACGCGATCGCCGCGGTGGTTGTCTTCGTGGTCTCCTACGCCGCCGCAGTTCCCTTCATGAACACCACCTTGATCGCCGGCCCGGTCGCGACCGCCTGGCATGGCGCCGATATCGCCTACTTCGTCAACTTCGCGGTCGCGGCGGTGCTGTACGGCGGCTACCGGTACGTCAGCCGCGCACGGTCCTGA
- a CDS encoding ABC transporter ATP-binding protein has product MVKRFDDYVAVADADFTIASGEFFSMLGPSGCGKTTTLRMIAGFETPTAGAIRLEGVDVSKVPPHKRNVNTVFQHYALFPHMTVWDNIAYGPRSMKLDKTKGKGEIARRVDEIIEIVRLTDFAKRKPAQLSGGQQQRVALARALVNYPSALLLDEPLGALDLKLRHAMQFELKRIQREIGITFIYVTHDQEEALTMSDRIAVMNAGNVEQIGTPADIYDRPATVFVAGFIGQANLWAGRQTGRVNRDHVEIEVLGTRLKSRPGETTIESGGHATLMIRPERVRVSTDEPTGDLAVVRGTVRDLTFQGPVVRLAVAAPDDSTIVAHVGPEQDLPMLRPGDPVYVSWSPEASLVLPAADIPTTEDLEEMLDES; this is encoded by the coding sequence GTGGTCAAGCGCTTCGATGACTACGTCGCCGTCGCCGACGCGGACTTCACGATCGCCTCCGGCGAGTTCTTCTCGATGCTGGGCCCGTCGGGTTGCGGAAAGACCACGACGCTGCGCATGATCGCCGGCTTCGAGACCCCCACCGCGGGCGCGATCCGGCTCGAGGGCGTCGACGTCTCGAAGGTTCCGCCGCACAAACGCAACGTCAACACCGTCTTCCAGCATTACGCCCTGTTCCCGCACATGACCGTCTGGGACAACATCGCCTACGGGCCGCGCAGCATGAAACTGGACAAGACCAAGGGCAAAGGGGAGATCGCCCGCCGCGTCGACGAGATCATCGAGATCGTCCGGCTCACCGATTTCGCCAAACGCAAACCGGCCCAGCTTTCCGGCGGTCAGCAACAGCGCGTCGCGCTGGCCCGTGCGCTGGTCAACTATCCGAGCGCCCTGTTGCTCGACGAGCCCCTCGGTGCGCTGGACCTCAAGCTGCGCCACGCCATGCAATTCGAGCTCAAACGCATCCAGCGTGAAATCGGGATCACCTTCATCTACGTCACCCATGACCAGGAGGAGGCCCTGACGATGAGTGACCGCATCGCAGTCATGAACGCCGGAAACGTCGAGCAGATCGGGACACCCGCCGACATCTACGACCGTCCCGCCACGGTGTTCGTCGCAGGTTTCATCGGGCAGGCCAACCTGTGGGCAGGCCGCCAGACCGGTCGGGTCAACCGCGACCACGTCGAGATCGAGGTGCTCGGCACCCGACTGAAATCACGGCCAGGCGAGACCACCATCGAATCCGGCGGTCACGCCACGCTGATGATCCGTCCGGAACGGGTACGGGTATCCACCGACGAACCCACCGGTGACCTCGCCGTCGTCCGGGGCACCGTGCGCGATCTGACGTTCCAGGGGCCCGTGGTGCGATTGGCCGTCGCCGCACCCGATGACTCGACCATCGTCGCGCACGTCGGTCCCGAACAGGATCTGCCGATGCTGCGCCCTGGAGACCCGGTGTATGTCAGCTGGTCCCCGGAAGCGTCCCTGGTTCTGCCCGCGGCCGACATCCCCACCACCGAGGATCTCGAAGAGATGCTCGACGAATCCTGA